One Fusarium oxysporum f. sp. lycopersici 4287 chromosome 8, whole genome shotgun sequence genomic region harbors:
- a CDS encoding oxidoreductase, producing the protein MSELKAGDSFPEGVWFSYIPPSPETSEFTTCGTPVPFNASQEFKNKKVVLVSIPGAFTPTCSGSHIPSYLEHVDKIKAKGVDQVIVIAVNDPFVMSGWAKANGITDDKILFMSDKDAKFSQTIGWNIGERTGRFAIIVDQGKVVYAARDEEPGSIEKSGALGVLAQL; encoded by the exons ATGTCTGAGCTTAAGGCCGGTGATAGCTTCCCAGAGGGTGTCTGGTTCAGCTACATCCCCCCATCGCCTGAAACCTCTGAGTTCACTACTTGTGGTACACCTGTCCCTTTCAACGCCAGCCAAG aattcaagaacaagaaggtcGTTCTTGTCTCTATCCCAGGTGCTTTCACACCTACTTGCTCCGGCTCTCACATTCCTTCCTACTTGGAACACGTCGACAAGATTAAGGCCAAGGGCGTTGATCAGGTTATTGTCATTGCTGTCAATGACCCCTTTGTCATGAGCGGCTGGGCCAAGGCCAACGGTATTACCGACGACAAGATC CTCTTCATGTCCGACAAGGATGCTAAGTTCTCCCAAACCATCGGCTGGAATATCGGTGAGAGAACTGGACGCTTTGCGATTATTGTCGACCAAGGCAAGGTTGTGTACGCTGCAAGGGATGAGGAGCCTGGGAGCATCGAGAAGTCCGGTGCCCTGGGTGTACTGGCCCAGCTGTAA
- a CDS encoding 60S ribosomal protein L24: MRTYEDTFSGARIYPGKGKLYVRGDSKIFRFQNGKSESLFLQRKNPRRIAWTVLYRRQHRKGISEEVAKKRTRRTVKSQRGIVGASLDVIKEKRNIRPEARSAARAQAIKESKEKKQADAAAKKSEKAKLAAQASKGQAVRQVSKQGAKGSAPKVQAKTR; this comes from the exons ATGCGAACCTACGAGGACACCTTCTCCGGCGCGAGAATCTACCCTGGCAAG GGTAAGCTCTACGTCCGTGGCGACAGCAAGATCTTCCGATTCCAGAACGGCAAGTCGGAGTCTCTCTTCCTGCAAAGGAAGAACCCCCGCCGTATCGCATGGACCGTCCTCTACCGCCGACAGCACCGCAAGGGTATCTCTGAG GAGGTTGCTAAGAAGCGAACCCGCCGCACCGTGAAGTCCCAGCGAGGCATCGTTGGTGCTTCTCTCGACgtgatcaaggagaagcgcAACATCCGACCCGAGGCCCGTTCCGCTGCCCGAGCCCAGGCCATCAAGGAGagcaaggagaagaagcaggccgacgctgctgccaagaagtCCGAGAAGGCTAAGCTCGCTGCCCAGGCCTCCAAGGGCCAGGCTGTCCGACAAGTCAGCAAGCAGGGTGCCAAGGGCTCTGCCCCCAAGGTTCAGGCCAAGACCCGTTAA
- a CDS encoding type II pantothenate kinase — protein MTPASEHEDAIAQELQAPAHPLDHKRRRTMTSTDEIDSTIIRPGSVRINVKGAFIVDPDTATPASASGASAGGATSHNGRMSPTHPETSDIRLPYHTAIVSHIAIDIGGSLIKLVYFSREVDSTDPGGRLNFQSFETDRIDDCVEFMRHLRDNQLVNGSQPGELCVMATGGGAYKYYDKIRAALEVDVSQEDEMECLIIGLDFFITEIPREVFTYSETDPMHFVVPQDNIYPYLLVNIGSGVSFLKVTGPRSYQRVGGTSLGGGTLWGLLSLLTGARTFDEMLEQAAHGDNANVDMLVGDIYGTDYGKIGLKSTTIASSFGKVFRMKREAESAAEDGRSATPEDASFNSADVSRSLLYAISNNIGQIAYLQSQIHNLSNIYFGGSFIRGHRQTINTLSYAIKFWSKGEKQAYFLRHEGYLGAVGAFLKRKPKNWGRKGSLEGMDDIAELRRNLREGAPNSSTS, from the exons ATGACTCCCGCTTCGGAACACGAAGATGCGATTGCGCAAGAACTCCAAGCTCCGGCGCATCCTTTGGACCACAAGCGCCGCCGTACCATGACGTCTACCGATGAAATAGACAGCACCATTATCCGCCCTGGCAGTGTCAGAATCAATGTCAAAGGCGCTTTCATCGTCGACCCCGATACGGCGACGCcagcctctgcctctggCGCAAGCGCGGGCGGTGCCACATCACATAACGGCCGAATGAGCCCGACGCACCCCGAAACGAGCGACATCCGGTTACCATACCACACTGCGATCGTGAGCCATATTGCGATTGAC ATTGGCGGATCGCTTATAAAGCTCGTTTACTTCTCGCGCGAAGTTGATTCTACGGATCCCGGCGGCCGACTGAACTTTCAAAGCTTCGAAACAGATCGCATTGATGACTGTGTGGAGTTCATGCGACATCTGCGTGATAACCAACTTGTCAATGGCTCACAACCGGGAGAGTTGTGTGTAATGGCGACTGGTGGTGGCGCATACAAGTATTATGACAAAATTCGAGCCGCACTCGAAGTGGATGTGTCGCAagaggatgagatggaatGTCTCATCATTG GACTCGACTTCTTTATAACCGAGATCCCCCGTGAGGTCTTTACCTATTCCGAAACAGACCCCATGCACTTCGTCGTGCCACAGGATAATATATATCCTTATCTGCTTGTAAATATCGGCTCAGGTGTCTCGTTCCTGAAAGTTACTGGGCCACGATCATATCAGCGAGTCGGAGGTACATCGCTTGGCGGTGGTACTCTCTGGGGTCTCTTGTCTCTGCTCACTGGCGCGCGAACTTTTGACGAGATGCTTGAACAAGCCGCTCACGGTGACAACGCCAACGTCGATATGCTAGTTGGCGACATCTATGGAACAGACTATGGCAAGATAGGACTCAAGAGCACAACAATCGCTTCATCCTTTGGTAAAGTTTTTCGTATGAAGAGAGAGGCTGAATCAGCAGCCGAAGATGGCAGATCTGCTACGCCGGAAGACGCATCCTTCAACAGCGCAGACGTTTCGCGTTCTCTCCTTTACGCCATCTCAAACAATATTGGCCAGATCGCCTACCTGCAGTCCCAAATTCACAATCTGTCCAATATTTATTTTGGTGGTTCTTTCATCAGAGGCCATCGTCAGACCATCAACACACTAAGCTATGCCATCAAGTTCTGGAGTAAGGGGGAGAAGCAGGCTTACTTCCTCCGTCATGAGGGTTATCTGGGAGCAGTTGGCGCATTCCTTAAAAGGAAGCCCAAGAACTGGGGCCGCAAAGGAAGTCTTGAGGGCATGGATGACATTGCTGAGTTACGGAGGAATCTCCGCGAAGGGGCACCCAACTCCAGTACATCATAA
- a CDS encoding nascent polypeptide-associated complex subunit beta translates to MSSAEVQERLKKLGLSARTGTGKGTPRRKVKRAPARSGADDKKLQLALKKLNTQPIQAIEEVNMFKQDGNVIHFAAPKVHAAVPSNTFAIYGNGEDKELTELVPGILNQLGPDSLASLRKLAESYQNLQKEKGEDDDEIPDLVEGENFENEPKVE, encoded by the exons ATGTCGTCCGCCGAAGTCCAAGAAcgcctcaagaagctcggcCTGAGCGCCCGAACTGGTAC TGGAAAGGGTACCCCCCGACGAAAGGTCAAGCGTGCGCCCGCCCGCTCCGGCGCTGAcgacaagaagcttcagcTCGCCCTTAAGAAGCTGAACACTCAGCCCATCCAGGCTATTGAGGAGGTCAACATGTTCAAGCAGGACGGAAACGTCATTCACTTCGCTGCTCCCAAGG TTCACGCTGCTGTTCCTTCCAACACCTTTGCCATCTATGGTAACGGTGAGGACAAGGAGCTCACCGAGCTTGTCCCCGGTATCCTTAACCAGCTCGGCCCCGACTCCCTTGCTTCTCTGCGCAAGCTCGCCGAGAGCTACCAGAACctccagaaggagaagggtgaggacgatgacgagatcCCCGACTTGGTCGAGGGCGAGAACTTCGAGAACGAGCCCAAGGTCGAGTAA
- a CDS encoding hypothetical protein (At least one base has a quality score < 10) has product MAAKQPSSRWWFWTKVLMGGAVVAVGGPAFTMWLTPTEEELRSRYNPELRKKSLENREERQQEFDDFVTRLKEYSKSDKQVFWIVVKEEEERKRKAAAAAAKASQKDADTRREEMRREAGLDAK; this is encoded by the exons ATGGCTGCCAAACAaccatcttcaagatggtgGTTCTGGACCAAGGTCCTGATGGG TGGCGCTGTTGTCGCAGTCGGCGGACCAGCCTTTACAATGTGGTTAACTCCTACTGAGGAAGAGCTTCGATCGAGATACAACCCCGAATTGCGGAAGAAGAGTTTGGAGAACCGTGAGGAGCGACAACAAGAGTTTGACGACTTTGTGACTCGACTGAAGGAATACTCCAAGTCGGATAAACAAGTGT TCTGGATTGTTgtgaaagaggaagaggagcgaAAGCGCAAGGCCGCCGCCGCTGCCGCGAAAGCGTCTCAGAAGGATGCAGATACTCGACGAGAAGAGATGAGGAGAGAGGCAGGCCTTGACGCAAAATAG